The genomic window TTGGCCATGGCACAGCATCTTCAAACTTCATCATAAGAGTAAGACCTGCTCTAGGGGACCAGACTTTAACCGACACTGATGTTGATCCTGCAAAAGAAAATGGTGTTGGAACTGTGATTTTAGATCCTGCCCATGGTTGTCCTGATCCTTTTACAAGTTCTAAGACTGAACCTGAAGTATTGCCATTTGTATCTGGATTTGCGATCACTGAAGTAGTACCGCCATCAAAACCATCTAATACATAAGGTGTTTCAAATGTGATAGGTGTTGGTCCAGAAGTATTGCTAGATGTTTTGTAAAAATATAAATTATCTATATAAACAATTGCACTGTTACCAGTAGTATCATATAACAATTGAGTTATACCAGATACATCGGTTGTATAATCTGCTAAAGGAATTTCTACGCTTACCCAAGCACCTAAAGTGATAGGGCTCACAAATTCAATGTCTTCTTTTAACGGGTCTCCATCTGGGTGAGAGGTGTTGACTAGTTTAAGACCTAAAACGGTCGCATCTGGTGTCCAATAGTCAAAATGTACAAATTCCATAGCTGAAAGATCCGTTGCATTTCCGTAATCGGTTACAATTCCAGTATAGTTTAAATCGCTATAAAACCAAGTATTGTTTGCTTCAACTTGAACTTCGGTTAGGACTGTTGTTTGTCCCCATCCAGGATTTAGTTCAGATAAATCAACATTGGTATAGGCATCACTGTATATTGAGACTACATCCGTAGCTTGTCTTGATGGCGGTGTTGGTGCCGCTGTTAAAGGTGCTACAATAGCCGTGACTTCAAATTCTTCGGTATAGGTGGTTGTTTCAATAGCTGCTCCCATAACGACTACGGTAATTGTGTACGTTCCAGCTTCTTCATAATCTAAAGAAACTATCTCTCCAATGTTACCAGTAACTGGCGTTGTTACACCTGTAACTCCAGAATACACATCAAAGCTCACTGCAAAATCAGCTTCGGCTAGGATGTTTACACGTTTTGAAATAGCTGTATCATTTTCAATGGTCACCACTAAGTTAGAGGGTGCTTCAAAAGAAATCACTAATTCTTGACTCAAGGTTGTTTCTAAGCCTGTGATTCCATAAGCGACTGCGTTTACAGTATAAGTCCCTTCTGCATACGTATGTGCAATGTTTTGTCCGTTTTCTAAACTTTCAGGTTCGACAGTGTCGTCTCCAAAAGAAATATCAAAACTAACAGCACCTTCTGCTGTAGGAGTGATGGTTACCAAGCCTGTATTGTCTTGAGTTACTTGAAAAAGCATTGCTAATTCAGTAGGAGCCTCCACTTTGGAGACAAAGCTTAGGTCTGTTACATCGTCTGAACATGTAGTTAGTGTAAAGACTACAAGACATAAACTAAATAAATATTTAAGTGTTTTCATCGTTATATTTTTTTAATAAGTTGTGTTTTGTGTCCAGAGTCCATTTGAGAATTGAATTTCTTCAATTGGAATAGGAAATAATTCGTTTCTTCCAGCTACAAAGCCGTCTATTTCAGATGCTGCTTGACCTGTACGAACTAAATCAAAGAACCGATGTCCTTCTCCTACAAGTTCAACACGTCTTTCGTGATAGATTGCATCTGTAAGTGCTGTCCCTGAAGCAGACACATTATTAGTCGTATTTCCAAATGCACGTTCGCGTACTCTGTTTAAGTATAGTTGTGCTTTAGCATCATCAATACTTCCTCTGTTGTTCGCTTCTGCTGCCATTAACAATACATCTGCAAAACGAATCGATCTGTAGTTGTTTGGGTTTGTTAAATTTTGATCGCCCATATTTTGATCGCCTTGACGTGCAAGGTATTTTCTGTTGTAATAGCCTGTATGCTCATAACCAACTCCAAAAGTTGCTTGTGTTGTTGTTGCCCAAGCTTCAATGTCTAAAATAGAAACGTCTTTTCTAGAGTCTCCTGTTTCAAAAGCATCTACGGCTTCTTGAGTCGGTACATTAAAACTGTATCCAGAATCAAAAGTAGGTCCTGAATAGTTGCGAATTCCATTAAATCCAACGGCAATATTTCCTTCACTACATTGTAAACAACCGAATCCTGCACCTTCAGCATCTGTATATTGTACTTCAAACACTGATTCTACATTATTCTCGCCTCCACTTTCAAAAATGGTAGCATAGTCTAATGCAAGATCGTAAGGTCCATTATTAATCACGTTGTCTAAAACAGTCGCAGCCTCTGTAAATTTGTTTTGATACAAATAGGCTTTTCCAAGTAACGCCTCTGCAGCTCCTTTAGTCACACGTCCTACTTGAGGAGCTGTGTATTCTAAGTTGTTAACTGCATAGGTCAAATCACTTTCAATAAGCGCATATACCTGAGCTGATGAGGATCTAGCAATCACTAGTTCATCGCCAGGAACAAAACGTTCTCCAGCACCCTCTAAAGCTGCTTCGTAATTTTTGATTGGAATTCCTCCAAACCATTTTACCAATTCAAAATGGTAATAGGCTCTAAGGAAACGAGCTTCTGCAACCATAGCATCACGTCCGTCAAAGGCTGTTTTGTTTTGATTTTCTAAGAAGTAATTGGTTCTACTCACGCCTGCAAACATCCAGCTCCAAATATCTCTTAGGTTGCTGTTTACTTCGGTGTGTCCCATATCGTCAATTTGCTGAAAGCCTACAACATCTGTTGCGCTTTCACCTCCACAGAGTGTGTTGTCTGAAGCAATTTCTCCTAAGAGTACATTTACGTAAGAAGCTTGTAGTAAATCATAAGCTCCAACGAGTGCTAAATAATAGTCTTCTTCCGAATTAAAGAAATTCTCAGAGTCAATATTATAATTTTCAGTTTCATCTAAGAATTCATCCGAACAGGAATAAATTCCAGTAGCAATTAGTGTAAACACTAGAATTGCAGATAGTATGTTTTTATTGTTTTTCATCGTGCTTTAGTTTAAAATGAAACATTTAGTCCAAGAATATATTGTCTAACGGCTGGATAGAATCCACTATCAATACCGCCCCCAATGGCAGCACCATTTGTGGCTGCAGGGTCAAATCCTTTGTACTTCGTAAAAGTAAAAGCATTGTTAACGGAAGTGTAAATTCTTACTTTAGACATCCCTATTTTTTGGAGGAGGTCTTCTGGTAAGCTGTATCCCAACTGAATGTTTTGGATACGAACAAATGAAGCATCTTCTACAAAGAAGTCAGAAAATAATTTATTAGTCGTAGCTCCTGTGGTCGCTCTAGGAACTGTATTGCTGGTTCCTGGACCTGTCCAACGGTCTAAGTAATAATCAAGCCGGTTCACTCTGGGTTGGTCACGCTCATAATTACGCACCATTTCCTTACCTATTTCCGCATAGGTATAGGCACTAAAATCAAAGTCCTTGTAGTTGATTGAGAAGTTAAAGCCCATAAAATAATCGGCTAAAGGTTTTCCAATAAATGTTCTGTCATCGGCGTCAATTTTATTATCCCCATTGACATCTACATAACGAATGTCTCCTGGCGCTGCTGCATAACCCAATCCTTCTTGAGTTGGATGGGCATTGACTTCGGCTTGGTTCTGAAAGATTCCATTCGTTTGAAGTCCGTAAAAAGATCCTATTGGTTGACCAACGGTCATTATTGAGGGTAGCAAAGGCTGTCCTACTCCAAAAGATCCACCCGTAGGAGAAACATCTCCGATGATGTTAATGACTTCCCCTTTTATCTTAGTTACATTGTAGCTTACATTAAAGGATAGGTTTTCAGAAATATTATCGCTGTAGCTTAACAACAACTCATAACCTTCTGATCGTGTAGTACCAGCATTAACTGTTGGAGCTGAAGAGCCTGGAGCAGTCGTTCCTAAAATTCCCGAAACTGGCAGGTTTTCAATCAACAAATCCACTCGGTCTTCTAAGAAGTAATCTGCTACAATTTCTAATTTATTATTAAATAATTTAGCGTCCAGTCCAATGTCTAATTTTTCAGCTGTTTCCCATTGTGCAATTTTATTTGGAAGTTTTCCAAGCGCTTGACCATTGGATAAAGTACCATCAAATACGTAGGTTGCTTCTCCAGATAGTAATGCCTTGTATAAATCGGCACCAACAAGATTTCCTAGTGTTCCGTAACTTCCTCTTAACTTCAAGAAATCAATTGTTTGATTGTCTTTCAAAAAGTTTTCTTCTGAAATTTTCCATCCAGCAGTGACCGATTTAAAGTAATCGATTCTGTAATCATTATCAAAGGCTGAAGATCCATCACGACGTACCATCGCAGACAATAAGTACTTCCCTTTAAAGTCGTATTGAAGACGTCCAAAATAAGACAACAAACGGTTGTCATAAGTATAAGAACTAGTATCATTACCTGTGCCTAAACCTGTTGTCTGTGAAATATCTGCAAAATCCCATGAATTGTAAGGGACGTCATAACCTGTTCCAGATAAACCATCACCCCAATTTTTGACAACGGTCATACCAACAGTTGTTTCAATGTTATGTTTATCTGCAATTGATTTTTTGTACGTTGCAAAAGAATCCCATGTGTAAGAGTCGTATTGATTTCGACCTTGATTGACGGTACTTCGAGTTGTATTAAATACTTTTCCTGATCCGTAATTTACAATCGGTGAAAAAGACTTGCTTTTATCGCTATAGGTTTTAAACCCGATTCTAGAGGTTACTTTTAAAGCATCTGTAAGTTTGTATTCTAATTGGAAGTTTCCTTCAATACTGCTTCCAGAATAGGAATTGTAAGTGTCTCTAATTTGAGACAATGGATTGATGATTTCATTTCCAAATAAAGGCGCATCAGATCCAAACACTCCCCCAACATCTTCTTGATCTAAAGTAAATAATGGCGAATAACTAATCGCATTAAATAATACCGAACCTAAACCTGATTCGTTGATTGATTTTCTACTGTTAGAAAAGTAATTAAGATTTAAAGTCGTCTTTAAGCGGTCATTCACGTCCACGCCTAAGTTTAACTTTATGTTATCTCTTACATAGTTTGACTTGTCTGGAGCAATGATTCCATCTTGGTCTAAATGGGTTGCACTTAAATAATACGTAATTTTTTCTGTACCTCCAGATAAACTTAGATTATGGTTAATCAATAGTGCTTCATCAAAAATTTGATCTTGCCAATCTAACCCTTCACCTAAACCACTTAGGTTGGTGTGAGGCAAACTTTGTCCATTGGCTGCGTAACTTTCATTGACCAAGGCAGCATACTCCGTACCGTTAAGTAAGGAAAGTTTTTTGGTTGTTTGTTGTACGGCTGCAAAGGCATTGTAAGATACTTTAGGCGCCGTATTTTTCTTTCCATTTTTAGTTGTTACTAATATAACTCCATTAGCTCCCTGAATTCCATAAATAGCCGCTTGCGCATCTTTCAATACTGTAAGACTTTCAATATCATTTGGATTCAGACTGTTAAGACTTGATACTATATATCCATCTACAACTAATAAAGGGTCGTTACTAGAGTTACTACTAACCCCTCTAATTAAGAATTTAAATCCACTTCCTGGCGATCCTGACGCCGAAGAGACAGAAACTCCCGTTGTGGTTCCCTGTAATGCTTGAGAAACATCTACAGGTTTTAATTTTTCAATTGTTTCAGCGCCTACAAATGACACTGATCCCGTCACATCTTTCCTATTTTTGGATCCATATCCAATCACAACAATCTCATCAAGAGATTCGTTGTCTTCGTCTAAAGAAACATCCATGTTTGCCGACGCTGGTAATTCTTTAGTCTCAAACCCTATATAGGTAAAGACTAAGGTTGCATTCGGTTGTACATTTGTGATGGTGAAATTTCCATCGAAATCGGACACAGCTCCAGTGCTTGTGTCTTTAACTATGACGTTTACTCCTATAAGAGGAAGACCATCAGCGCTAGATTTCACTGTACCGCTTACTGTCGAATTTTGGGCGGATGCTGTAAAAGCAAATGCTAAAGTCATCAGTGCGGAATAAAATATTTTTTTCATGAATATTGGTTTGTTTTGGTTTACTGTAAATCTAAAACAACTAATTACATAATTTGTTTAAATAACCTCAACAAATGTTATACAAAATAAAAAAATGTCTGATGTTTAGTGAAATGGCAATATTATAGGGTAAAAAATATTGATTAACAAAATATGGTAAATGTTAAACAAAAGAAATTTGTCCAAATGTAGTGGATTTGTATGGGTAAAAAAGCGAGCTGTAGGGTTATTATATTTCTAAAATATAATTTGTTAAGCTAGATTCATGGGGTAAATCCATTTTTTTTCGCAAACGATATCGTTTTACCTCTACACTTCTCGGGGATATATTTAGCAGTGGCGCTATCTCTTTAGAGGATAGATTTAGTCGTAAGTAGGCGCACAAACGAAGGTCATTTGGGGTGAGTACTGGGTGCTTTTCTTTGATAAGTTTTAGAAAGTCTTTGTCCGCATTGTTAAAGGCTTCTTCAAATAGCTTCCAATCGTCTGTATTGTTTAGATTTTTATCAATAATCCTGATTACCTTCTTGATATCCTGTTGATTATCTTTTTCCTTTAATTCACTTTTGATGCTATTCAAGAACTCGTTCTTTTTAATCAAACTCATTGTAGAGACTGCCAACTCTCGATTCTTACTTTCAATGTCAAGTTTCAGTTTCTCGTTGGTTAACTGCATGAATTTTTGAGAGGTTTCAAGTTCTTTGAGTGCAAGTTGTTCGTGAGATTTCTGAAGAAGTTGTTGTTGTTGTTTTCTGTAATACCGTTTGTATAGGTTATGGATTAGGATCCATAAAATAATAAAAAAGATTACATAAAGAGTTATTGCAGCATTTGAAAGGTGCCAGGGGCGGTTGATAACAAAAGAATAGGAGGCGGTATTGAGAGTTTCGGAATTCCCTATTTTCCCTTTAACTTTAAACTCATAACTCCCAAAAGGCAGGTTTTCAAATACTTGTTGGGATTCAGCTTGCCAATCCGACCAAGAATTGGACCACCCTATTAGCTTGTAAGAATATTTTTTACTGACTACATTGTCGTAGTGAGGAATGCTGTAATTAATATAAATATTATTGTTTTCGGAGTCTAAAATCTTTGGATCTGTAGAGTTGAGTCGAAATTTATCTTCATTAATTTTACTGGCCTCAACAGAGTTGATTTTTAAATTATAAAGGTGATTTGGTTTTGGTGTGTCTGAATTAAAAATAAAATAACCATAAGCAGAGCCTAGAAGATACTCATCTGTCCCAATTTTTGTGAGGTTCTCGAAACCAGAAACAACCTTTTTAAAGTTTGATATCGCAACTGGAATGATTTCAACTTTTGGTGTTTGCGTAACACTTCCTGCACTAATGATTAAAATATTGTCATCTGCAAAGCACCATTTAAGTCCCTCAGAGTCCTTGACATCCATAATGGTGGTACGTGTTGAGTACTCTTTTAAGACTTCTTTGAAAGGCTCTGATTCAATGAAGGAATGATCTGTAGGATTGAATTTGTAAACATCTTCAGACGAGGTGTAATAATAGTTTTTAGAGAATTTTAGAAAGTTGGAGCCATTACCCTTGGTGATTGGAGTAATATTAGAAACTTTAGAGACCTCAGTTAAATCTTTGTTTAAAGTGAGCTCATATAAACCTCTTAATTCATGGTTCACATATATTTGATCTCCTATGTGTTGATAAAAACGACTTGAGATATCAAACCCTTTAATTTTATTCCTATAACGCCACCGCCCTTCCGTTTTCTCTAAAAGGCTTAAGCCGTTATAATTTCCTTGTAATATGATGTTTGGGTTCTCTTTAAGGAGTTTAAAGTCCCACGTTCCAAGGGATTGACCTATACTGTATTGTAGTTTTTGGTTTTTGATGAGTAAGGTTCCGCGGTCATGTCCACAGAAAATTTGGTTGTCAATAACCTTAAGATTCCACACTTGACCATTTGTACCCTCTATAAAAGTAAAGCCAGAGTTCTTGTCTCTCCGTTTATAAAACAGTCCTTGATTTGTCCCTAAGTATAAATAATCTTCAAATAGCACAGAAGTATAGACGGTACCGATGGCTCCTTTTGTATCGTTACAAATAATAAACTGAGAGGACAGATTTATATGGCTAATTCCAATATCAAGCCCTAGCCATAAGTTATTTTGGTAGTCTTCAAAAACAGATAATACCGTATTATTACTGAGACCCTTCTCAAAGTTAAGATCATATTTAAGCATCCCGTTTGGACTTAGGTGGTACAGTCCGTTGGAAACAGTCCCTATAACAATACTGTTGTCACTTAACTTAGTGGTGCTGTATATTGTAAGTGAATTCAGGTCAACTTTAGGGTCTATTTTCCATGGGGTTAGTTTCTTGTTTTCTAGGAGATAAAACCCATTGGATGCCGTGATAATTAATAATTGGTTATTAAGCTCAAATACGCCCACAAGGTTATTAGATGTCAACCTTACATCTTCACTAACAAGCTCAACATTTCCATCAATTATTTTATAAAATCCTTTATTTAGCTGGTTAAAAAACAAGACCCCTTCCACCTCAAATATATTTGAGATGACATGATCAGATTCTATAAAAGTTGTTTCTTTTGTGAGTTCGTTCACTAAATAAATCCTGGAAAGAGATTGAAAAATTAACCAATCATCTAATTTAATAATGTCCCAAAACTGTTCGTCTTCGTCTAACTCAATACCTAATTGCTGTACTAAAGAGGTGTACTCTAAGATGCTTTTATTATTTCGTTTCCAAACACCAAAATCCATATAACTCCCTGTGTAAATTAAGTCGTCAATTGCCTTTACCGATCTTACAATAGAGTTGTCTGGGACTGGATAAAGTTTCCAATTCATACCATCATACTCCAATAATCCGGAGTTATTGGCAAAATACATGGTTTGATCCGAGGTCTGAGAAATACTCCAGTTTTGATTTTGAGCAGCATAGGCATCTGGATTATAAGCCATTACAGGAGGGTGCTCTTGGGCAGAAATCACCAAAGAGGCTAATAAAACTAATATATACTTAATAATCCTCATAATGATTCGAAAGGCACAAGGTAATGAAAATTTGAAATTTAAGCTAATAGCAACGAAGGATAACACTATAAAACCATCGGAGATGTCAATAGCGCTACTCTAAGAATCAAGATTACTTAATGTTTAAAAAGGATACTAAATCCTCTTTTCTTCGTTTGGCAACGGGCAATATAAGATTGCCAATTAACTCGCAGTTACTGCCATCGGCATTATTGATGTTTACAATATACTTAAGGTTTATCAAGTATTTTTTATGGATTCTAAAAAAATACCTTGGAGCTAAAATCTTATCATACTCTCCAATGTTTTTAGAAACAAAAAAGGTTGTCTTGTCAATTAGATGAATTATAGTGTATCTTCCATCTGATTCAAAGTATAAAATATCATCTATCTTAATGAAGTCGATTTTTTTTGTGGAAGGAATTGCAATAAAATTATAATCAGAAGTTTTGGCTTCAATAGAAATTTTGGCAGATTCTAATTGAGGGTTGGTCGTAAAGAGTTTGTTCTTAAGATTGTCTTCAAGTGTTTTTACTGTTGTCATCAAATCCTTTGGATCAATTGGCTTTAGAAGAAAATCAATGGCATTAAATTTGAAGGCGGATACTGCATACTCCTGAAAAGCTGTTATAAACACCGCGGAATAATCCT from Formosa sp. Hel1_33_131 includes these protein-coding regions:
- a CDS encoding PKD domain protein translates to MKTLKYLFSLCLVVFTLTTCSDDVTDLSFVSKVEAPTELAMLFQVTQDNTGLVTITPTAEGAVSFDISFGDDTVEPESLENGQNIAHTYAEGTYTVNAVAYGITGLETTLSQELVISFEAPSNLVVTIENDTAISKRVNILAEADFAVSFDVYSGVTGVTTPVTGNIGEIVSLDYEEAGTYTITVVVMGAAIETTTYTEEFEVTAIVAPLTAAPTPPSRQATDVVSIYSDAYTNVDLSELNPGWGQTTVLTEVQVEANNTWFYSDLNYTGIVTDYGNATDLSAMEFVHFDYWTPDATVLGLKLVNTSHPDGDPLKEDIEFVSPITLGAWVSVEIPLADYTTDVSGITQLLYDTTGNSAIVYIDNLYFYKTSSNTSGPTPITFETPYVLDGFDGGTTSVIANPDTNGNTSGSVLELVKGSGQPWAGSKITVPTPFSFAGSTSVSVKVWSPRAGLTLMMKFEDAVPWPNNAGSAEITATTTVANQWQTLSFDHSAIDTSIDWYNMVLIMDNGTQGDGSADYTIYVDDISSDPILDFEPGFTLDGFDGGTTAVIANPDTNGNTSGSVLELVKGSGQPWAGSKITVPTPFSFAGSTSVSVKVWSPRAGLNLMMKFEDAVPWPNNAGSAEITATTTVANQWQTLSFDHSAIDTSIDWYNMVLIMDNGTQGDGSADYTIYVDDISQN
- a CDS encoding RagB/SusD family nutrient uptake outer membrane protein, with product MKNNKNILSAILVFTLIATGIYSCSDEFLDETENYNIDSENFFNSEEDYYLALVGAYDLLQASYVNVLLGEIASDNTLCGGESATDVVGFQQIDDMGHTEVNSNLRDIWSWMFAGVSRTNYFLENQNKTAFDGRDAMVAEARFLRAYYHFELVKWFGGIPIKNYEAALEGAGERFVPGDELVIARSSSAQVYALIESDLTYAVNNLEYTAPQVGRVTKGAAEALLGKAYLYQNKFTEAATVLDNVINNGPYDLALDYATIFESGGENNVESVFEVQYTDAEGAGFGCLQCSEGNIAVGFNGIRNYSGPTFDSGYSFNVPTQEAVDAFETGDSRKDVSILDIEAWATTTQATFGVGYEHTGYYNRKYLARQGDQNMGDQNLTNPNNYRSIRFADVLLMAAEANNRGSIDDAKAQLYLNRVRERAFGNTTNNVSASGTALTDAIYHERRVELVGEGHRFFDLVRTGQAASEIDGFVAGRNELFPIPIEEIQFSNGLWTQNTTY
- a CDS encoding SusC/RagA family TonB-linked outer membrane protein; this encodes MKKIFYSALMTLAFAFTASAQNSTVSGTVKSSADGLPLIGVNVIVKDTSTGAVSDFDGNFTITNVQPNATLVFTYIGFETKELPASANMDVSLDEDNESLDEIVVIGYGSKNRKDVTGSVSFVGAETIEKLKPVDVSQALQGTTTGVSVSSASGSPGSGFKFLIRGVSSNSSNDPLLVVDGYIVSSLNSLNPNDIESLTVLKDAQAAIYGIQGANGVILVTTKNGKKNTAPKVSYNAFAAVQQTTKKLSLLNGTEYAALVNESYAANGQSLPHTNLSGLGEGLDWQDQIFDEALLINHNLSLSGGTEKITYYLSATHLDQDGIIAPDKSNYVRDNIKLNLGVDVNDRLKTTLNLNYFSNSRKSINESGLGSVLFNAISYSPLFTLDQEDVGGVFGSDAPLFGNEIINPLSQIRDTYNSYSGSSIEGNFQLEYKLTDALKVTSRIGFKTYSDKSKSFSPIVNYGSGKVFNTTRSTVNQGRNQYDSYTWDSFATYKKSIADKHNIETTVGMTVVKNWGDGLSGTGYDVPYNSWDFADISQTTGLGTGNDTSSYTYDNRLLSYFGRLQYDFKGKYLLSAMVRRDGSSAFDNDYRIDYFKSVTAGWKISEENFLKDNQTIDFLKLRGSYGTLGNLVGADLYKALLSGEATYVFDGTLSNGQALGKLPNKIAQWETAEKLDIGLDAKLFNNKLEIVADYFLEDRVDLLIENLPVSGILGTTAPGSSAPTVNAGTTRSEGYELLLSYSDNISENLSFNVSYNVTKIKGEVINIIGDVSPTGGSFGVGQPLLPSIMTVGQPIGSFYGLQTNGIFQNQAEVNAHPTQEGLGYAAAPGDIRYVDVNGDNKIDADDRTFIGKPLADYFMGFNFSINYKDFDFSAYTYAEIGKEMVRNYERDQPRVNRLDYYLDRWTGPGTSNTVPRATTGATTNKLFSDFFVEDASFVRIQNIQLGYSLPEDLLQKIGMSKVRIYTSVNNAFTFTKYKGFDPAATNGAAIGGGIDSGFYPAVRQYILGLNVSF
- a CDS encoding triple tyrosine motif-containing protein, which encodes MRIIKYILVLLASLVISAQEHPPVMAYNPDAYAAQNQNWSISQTSDQTMYFANNSGLLEYDGMNWKLYPVPDNSIVRSVKAIDDLIYTGSYMDFGVWKRNNKSILEYTSLVQQLGIELDEDEQFWDIIKLDDWLIFQSLSRIYLVNELTKETTFIESDHVISNIFEVEGVLFFNQLNKGFYKIIDGNVELVSEDVRLTSNNLVGVFELNNQLLIITASNGFYLLENKKLTPWKIDPKVDLNSLTIYSTTKLSDNSIVIGTVSNGLYHLSPNGMLKYDLNFEKGLSNNTVLSVFEDYQNNLWLGLDIGISHINLSSQFIICNDTKGAIGTVYTSVLFEDYLYLGTNQGLFYKRRDKNSGFTFIEGTNGQVWNLKVIDNQIFCGHDRGTLLIKNQKLQYSIGQSLGTWDFKLLKENPNIILQGNYNGLSLLEKTEGRWRYRNKIKGFDISSRFYQHIGDQIYVNHELRGLYELTLNKDLTEVSKVSNITPITKGNGSNFLKFSKNYYYTSSEDVYKFNPTDHSFIESEPFKEVLKEYSTRTTIMDVKDSEGLKWCFADDNILIISAGSVTQTPKVEIIPVAISNFKKVVSGFENLTKIGTDEYLLGSAYGYFIFNSDTPKPNHLYNLKINSVEASKINEDKFRLNSTDPKILDSENNNIYINYSIPHYDNVVSKKYSYKLIGWSNSWSDWQAESQQVFENLPFGSYEFKVKGKIGNSETLNTASYSFVINRPWHLSNAAITLYVIFFIILWILIHNLYKRYYRKQQQQLLQKSHEQLALKELETSQKFMQLTNEKLKLDIESKNRELAVSTMSLIKKNEFLNSIKSELKEKDNQQDIKKVIRIIDKNLNNTDDWKLFEEAFNNADKDFLKLIKEKHPVLTPNDLRLCAYLRLNLSSKEIAPLLNISPRSVEVKRYRLRKKMDLPHESSLTNYILEI
- a CDS encoding LytR/AlgR family response regulator transcription factor; protein product: MSKISAVLVDDEIKNNELLNIYLDKYCPIIEVIAIATTVESAITTINDLQPKLIFLDIVMQDGTGFDVLEGIDYEDYSAVFITAFQEYAVSAFKFNAIDFLLKPIDPKDLMTTVKTLEDNLKNKLFTTNPQLESAKISIEAKTSDYNFIAIPSTKKIDFIKIDDILYFESDGRYTIIHLIDKTTFFVSKNIGEYDKILAPRYFFRIHKKYLINLKYIVNINNADGSNCELIGNLILPVAKRRKEDLVSFLNIK